A single region of the Vibrio chagasii genome encodes:
- a CDS encoding DUF3450 domain-containing protein has translation MNLLKSSLALAISLVATSSMANSLDQAQSIQNKTNNASASSQKVIDKSSQATLMLQAEIERLQEEVKNLEIYHDHLAALVESQNQEADSIEGQIEEIKYTRQGVVPLMYQMIDGLQQLVEKDVPIKKEQRLERVEKLQAMMTRADVSDAEKYRRILEAYQIEMDYGIKLGSYQGRVELASDKTIEADVLHLGRISLVARNLNGSQYWAWNQTAAQWQEVDSSLKSELDKAYDIASQQAAPSLITLPVSLTVAEVK, from the coding sequence ATGAATCTTTTAAAATCTAGCCTAGCGCTTGCCATCAGTTTGGTTGCAACGTCTTCTATGGCCAATAGCTTGGATCAAGCTCAATCAATTCAAAACAAGACCAATAACGCATCGGCTTCAAGCCAAAAAGTTATTGATAAAAGCTCCCAAGCAACTCTAATGCTGCAAGCTGAAATTGAGCGTCTTCAAGAAGAAGTTAAAAACCTAGAAATCTATCATGATCACCTAGCTGCTCTGGTTGAAAGCCAAAATCAAGAAGCTGATAGTATTGAAGGGCAGATCGAAGAAATTAAATACACGCGCCAAGGTGTGGTGCCTTTGATGTATCAAATGATCGATGGCCTGCAACAGCTGGTAGAAAAAGACGTACCGATTAAGAAAGAGCAGCGTCTAGAGAGAGTTGAAAAGCTTCAAGCAATGATGACTCGTGCAGACGTAAGTGATGCTGAGAAATATCGTCGTATTCTAGAGGCGTACCAAATTGAGATGGACTACGGCATTAAGCTTGGTTCATACCAAGGTCGCGTAGAACTGGCGAGCGATAAAACGATTGAAGCAGATGTACTTCACTTAGGACGTATCTCTTTAGTTGCTCGTAACTTAAATGGCAGCCAGTACTGGGCTTGGAATCAAACAGCTGCTCAATGGCAAGAAGTTGATTCTTCGTTGAAGTCTGAGCTCGATAAAGCGTACGATATTGCTAGCCAACAAGCGGCTCCAAGCTTGATTACTTTACCTGTTTCTTTAACTGTTGCGGAGGTTAAGTAA
- a CDS encoding TonB-dependent siderophore receptor, with protein sequence MFSKSPLALVIGAVLASPAVLAETAKTDEHMVVEGRDKGYKADTNTTAMRMEATQLETPGQVSVIDEQIIDEQRATTLGDVLKNDASVSAGGTSRNRERFSLRGFSVESSSGFLKNGQQHWSHYRQPIELLERVEVLKGPSGLLYGISAPGGLINMVSKKPTYDTQVSLSQDIGSNDHSRTTVDVRGALNDAETLRGRAILSKESYGSWRTYGDGTEPQTERFVGGVFVDYDVTEDVTVSVHYDKTNDEGSVDSGALYTLDGNRVGSDKHIWDAQWSQIENDVENVGFDIAANLTETWSLKTGFNYQDFERIDMESYPSFSNMNPDGTGTVTQGGNYRHDKWRFRTAYVDLTTTADLAGTEHQLLFGANWLGYSYYRGMDRFSSGEYAPDATVPAPSVGPTSLGKMSTYDTWGFYIQDLITINDEWQVLAGARFDRKVSDGVAEENVAPKLGVIYHPASNGSIYASYSESFEPQGVVSSGSRNYTNDGELLDAATGVSYEVGTKWELMDERLFVSGAVFDITQENISMDVEDTSSGDWTKTQGGEQVHRGAELAAQGFISERFSMSGSAMYLDAEITNHETYAGNRPVDVPEFAASVWSTYAATNEVDVNLGLIYEGSRYGDSANTFKKDGYARVDMGAAYTLKYDDSLDFVARLTVENVFDKEYLAGGGSTSSKHQFAEDVVIGEGRNYMATLQVKY encoded by the coding sequence ATGTTTTCAAAGAGCCCATTGGCTTTAGTGATCGGCGCAGTATTAGCTTCACCAGCAGTATTGGCAGAAACAGCAAAAACAGACGAGCACATGGTTGTTGAAGGTCGTGACAAAGGTTACAAAGCCGATACGAACACAACAGCAATGCGTATGGAGGCGACTCAATTAGAGACTCCGGGACAAGTTTCAGTCATCGATGAGCAAATCATCGATGAACAACGTGCAACAACCCTAGGTGACGTTCTTAAGAATGACGCGAGTGTAAGTGCAGGTGGTACAAGCCGTAACCGTGAGCGTTTCTCATTACGTGGTTTCTCGGTAGAAAGCTCTTCGGGCTTCCTTAAAAATGGCCAGCAACATTGGTCTCACTACCGCCAACCAATCGAACTGCTAGAGCGAGTTGAAGTACTAAAGGGACCTTCTGGTCTTCTTTACGGTATTTCTGCACCAGGTGGCTTGATTAACATGGTAAGCAAGAAGCCTACTTATGATACACAAGTAAGCTTAAGCCAAGACATCGGCTCGAATGATCACTCTCGTACGACTGTTGACGTACGTGGCGCATTGAACGATGCGGAAACGCTACGTGGTCGCGCGATTCTATCCAAAGAAAGCTACGGCTCTTGGAGAACTTACGGTGACGGTACTGAACCACAGACTGAGCGTTTTGTTGGTGGTGTATTCGTTGATTACGATGTCACTGAAGACGTTACGGTTTCTGTTCATTACGACAAAACTAACGACGAAGGTAGCGTAGATTCTGGCGCTTTATACACACTAGACGGCAACCGAGTGGGTAGCGACAAGCACATCTGGGATGCACAGTGGTCACAGATCGAGAATGATGTTGAGAACGTTGGTTTTGATATTGCTGCTAACCTGACTGAAACATGGTCTTTAAAAACAGGTTTCAACTACCAAGATTTCGAACGTATCGATATGGAAAGCTACCCAAGCTTTTCAAACATGAACCCCGACGGTACGGGTACCGTGACTCAAGGTGGCAACTACCGTCATGACAAATGGCGTTTCAGAACAGCTTACGTCGATCTAACAACAACCGCTGATCTTGCTGGCACAGAGCACCAACTATTGTTTGGCGCTAACTGGCTAGGCTACAGCTATTACCGTGGTATGGATCGCTTCAGCAGCGGTGAGTACGCACCAGATGCAACAGTACCAGCACCGTCAGTGGGTCCTACATCGCTAGGTAAGATGAGTACTTACGATACTTGGGGTTTCTACATTCAAGATCTGATTACTATTAATGACGAATGGCAAGTTCTTGCGGGTGCTCGTTTCGACCGTAAAGTAAGTGATGGCGTTGCAGAAGAAAACGTTGCACCTAAGCTTGGCGTGATTTATCACCCAGCATCAAACGGTAGTATCTACGCTTCTTACTCAGAAAGTTTCGAACCACAAGGTGTTGTTTCTAGCGGAAGCCGTAACTACACCAACGATGGCGAACTTCTTGACGCAGCAACGGGTGTTTCTTATGAAGTCGGTACTAAGTGGGAACTGATGGACGAACGTCTATTCGTTTCTGGTGCGGTATTCGATATCACCCAAGAAAACATCTCAATGGATGTAGAAGACACTTCATCAGGCGATTGGACGAAGACACAAGGTGGCGAACAAGTTCACCGTGGTGCTGAGCTAGCCGCACAAGGCTTTATTTCAGAGCGCTTCTCAATGTCTGGTTCTGCGATGTACCTAGATGCGGAAATCACTAACCATGAAACATACGCAGGTAACCGCCCAGTAGACGTTCCTGAGTTCGCAGCAAGCGTTTGGTCTACTTACGCAGCAACAAATGAAGTTGATGTGAATCTAGGTCTTATCTATGAAGGTTCTCGTTACGGCGACAGTGCTAACACATTCAAAAAAGACGGCTACGCTCGTGTCGATATGGGCGCAGCATACACCCTTAAGTATGATGACTCACTCGACTTTGTTGCTCGTCTAACAGTAGAAAACGTATTTGATAAAGAATACCTAGCGGGTGGCGGTTCAACTTCTTCAAAACATCAATTTGCAGAAGATGTAGTAATCGGCGAAGGCCGCAACTACATGGCGACTTTACAGGTAAAATACTAA